In Terriglobus aquaticus, the genomic window TCATCTGCTTCGCATCGTCCATCGAAGGCCTCTTCTTCTTCGCCGCCTTCGCCTACGTCTACTTCTTCCGCAGCAAGGGCCTGCTCCACGGTTTGGCCTCGGGTACCAACTGGGTCTTCCGCGACGAGAGCTGCCACCTCGAGTTCGCCTTTGAGGTCGTCAACGTCGTTCGCCAGCAGGAGCCCGACCTCTGGGACGCCGACCTGGAACGCCAGATCGTCGAAATGCTGGAAGAGGCTGTGGACTGCGAAGCGCAGTTCGCCGAGGACCTGCTCGCCGGCGGCGTAGCCGGCCTCTCCGTCCGCGATATGCGCGCCTACCTCGGCTACGTTGCCGACTCGCGCCTGCAGCGCCTGGGCATCGCCCCGCACTTCAACACCAAGAACCCCTTCAGCTTTATGGAGCTGCAGGACGTCCAGGAACTCACCAACTTCTTCGAGCGCCGCGTCTCCGCCTACCAGACCGCAGTGGAAGGTGAAGTCGCATTCGGCGAAGACTTCTAGTCGCCACAGCACCTACAAGCAGGCTCGGGTCGAAATTCACGACCCGAGCCTGTCTAGTTCAGCAGTAATCCCACCGCCTTTGGCGTCAGCAAACCAGTCACCGACTGCCGAAATTCGGCGCCGATGCGTGGACTCGCTACCTTCAGGCACCTTCTTCCCTTTTCATCACATCCATCTTTGCAGCTATGTCAGAAAAGTTTGCAGGCCTGAACCCGACCGGCGCCGACACCGTGGACCCTGACCAGGTCGAAACCACGATCCAGGGCAAGCAAATCGGCGAGCGCATCCGCCGCCTGCGCACCCGGCGCAGCATGGGCCTGGTCGAGCTTGGCACTCGCACCGGTCTTTCCGCCAGCTTTCTATCCCAGTTGGAAACCGGCCGCGTCGTGCCCACCGTCCGCAATCTGGCACGCATCGCCATGACCTTTGGCAAGGACCTGAGCTACTTCTTCCGCGAAGACCAGCCTGCGCCCTTCCGCATCATGCGCAGCACCGAACGCATCCGGCTGCACCGCGCCTCGGACGCTACGCCCTCCTTTGTCTCGGAAAGCATGCACTCCCTGGTCTCCGACGGCCAGATGGTGCCATGCCTTGCCGAGTTCAACGGCAGCGATCGCGACGAGGTCTTTCGACCCAAAATCTTCGATGGCGTCGAGTTCACCTTTGTGCTGCAGGGCCCGGTGATTCTCAATACTGACAACGAAAACACCACCCTACAGACCGGCGACGTGGCTTGGCTCGATGGCGGTCGCAAACGGCACTATTGCTGTCCCGCCGGCACCCACGCCAAAGCGATGATCATCACCCGCCACAACAAGAGCTAACAGGCGACTCAAGCTAATCCGAAGCACACAAAAAAGCAGGAGCTATCTAGCTCCTGCTTTTGCTTCTATGCGGAATCTTCTCGATTAGTGGCAGCAGGCATTGCCGCGCAGCGCTTCCCGTCCCGCTCGGTATAGAAACGGCACCAGCACCAGTCCAGCAACGGCGTCCGCCCAGCCCACGTGCAGCACTGAGCGCACCAGCAGTCCACCCAGAACAATCCCAGCCTGAATCGCGCAGAAATTCGTCTGGCGAGCATCCGCCATCATCGCTCGGCTGTTCAACCCCTGGGCCACGGTACGCTTGGCGCGCGTCAGGATCGGCATGCTC contains:
- a CDS encoding helix-turn-helix domain-containing protein, with the protein product MSEKFAGLNPTGADTVDPDQVETTIQGKQIGERIRRLRTRRSMGLVELGTRTGLSASFLSQLETGRVVPTVRNLARIAMTFGKDLSYFFREDQPAPFRIMRSTERIRLHRASDATPSFVSESMHSLVSDGQMVPCLAEFNGSDRDEVFRPKIFDGVEFTFVLQGPVILNTDNENTTLQTGDVAWLDGGRKRHYCCPAGTHAKAMIITRHNKS